TTTGATGAGGCAATTGAACTAATAAAAGAATTGAAAGAAAAGACTCGGGGCACATAGTGAATGTCATTATACCGGTTGCAGGTGAAGGTGTTCGTTTAAAACCCCATACCCATTTTCTGCCTAAATGCCTTTTATATGTCGCCGGAAAACCAATCCTTGGGCATATCCTTGATGGAATAAAACATTTAAAAGTTACAAAAATAACAATTGTCCTCGGTGCAAATTCGGAGCAGATCATACAATTTTGTAAAAATTATAATTATGATTTTAAATTTGTGATACAACAAAAGCGATTGGGTTTAGGGCATGCAATATATGTTGGCTCTAAAGGGCTGAAAGGACCCACCCTCGTCCTTCTCGGTGATACAATAACTGATTTCGATTTCAAAAGCCTTAAAATTAAGACAAACGTGCTCGGTGTAAAAGAAGTTGACAATCCCCAGCGATTCGGAATTGTTGAAACTGCGGGTGAAAAGGTAATAAATGTGGTGGAGAAACCTGAAAAACCAAAGTCAAATCTTGCTATCGTTGGGGTTTATTATTTTACAGATATAAGAAAGATTCATCAAGCAATGGCGTTCGTGATAAAAAGGGGTATT
This portion of the candidate division WOR-3 bacterium genome encodes:
- a CDS encoding sugar phosphate nucleotidyltransferase; this encodes MNVIIPVAGEGVRLKPHTHFLPKCLLYVAGKPILGHILDGIKHLKVTKITIVLGANSEQIIQFCKNYNYDFKFVIQQKRLGLGHAIYVGSKGLKGPTLVLLGDTITDFDFKSLKIKTNVLGVKEVDNPQRFGIVETAGEKVINVVEKPEKPKSNLAIVGVYYFTDIRKIHQAMAFVIKRGIKTKNEYQLTDGLAQMIKNGEPFYILKIKNWFDCGTPDALIDTNRHLLKKNHYFRPHNKMKIIAPVYIPDSVEIIDSIVGPNVSVGEYVKIKNSIIQDSIINNNTIIENAILSKSIIGQNAIVRGSFKRLNVGDSSIIEFP